A part of Caretta caretta isolate rCarCar2 chromosome 1, rCarCar1.hap1, whole genome shotgun sequence genomic DNA contains:
- the LOC125633348 gene encoding olfactory receptor 51G2-like: protein MSTVNDTKCKSAVFLLTGIPGQEDVNLWISIPFCFMYLISILGNSVILFIIKTDPSLHEPMYIFLSMLAVTDLGLSLATIPTILGIFLFNSREISFDACFAQLFFIHSLQFIESSMLLLMAFDRFVAICNPLRYVSILTQKRIAKLGFLFVLRGLAIAFPVPFLLKRFQYCRANVLSHSYCLHQDVIKMACSDITFNSIYGLVVTLLTVGLDSLLIFLSYVMILKAVLSIASHVECLRALNTCVSHFCAVLLFYTPEIGLSVLHRFGKGSSPLFQILLGYIYLLVPPLINPIVYSVKSKHLRERIIRVFIK, encoded by the coding sequence ATGTCAACTGTAAATGACACCAAATGCAAATCTGCTGTGTTCCTTCTCAccgggatacctgggcaggaagacGTTAATCTGTGGATCTCCATACCCTTTTGTTTCATGTATCTTATTTCGATATtaggaaattcagtcattctgttcattattaaaacagatccaagcctccatgagcccatgtacattttcctttccatgttggccGTCACAGACCTTGGCTTATCGTTAGCCACAATACCGACGATACTGGGCATATTCTTGTTTAACTCTAGGGAGATAAGCTTTGATGCCTGTTTTGCCCAGCTATTCTTCATCCACTCTCTTCAATTCATTGAATCCTCCATGCTCTTGCTGATGGCCTTTGACCGCTTCGTcgcaatctgtaacccactgagatATGTTTCCATCTTAACCCAGAAGAGAATAGCCAAGCTGGGATTTCTGTTTGTGCTAAGAGGGTTGGCCATAGCATTCCCAGTTCCCTTTCTCCTAAAACGGTTCCAATATTGTCGAGCTAATGTCCTCTCCCATTCCTACTGCCTGCACCAGGACGTTATTAAGATGGCTTGTTCGGACATCACATTCAATAGCATCTATGGCTTGGTTGTTACACTCTTAACAGTGGGTTTGGACTCACTTCTCATCTTCCTCTCTTATGTGATGATTCTCAAAGCAGTGCTGAGCATTGCGTCCCACGTGGAGTGCCTCAGGGCCTTGAACACCTGTGTCTCCCACTTCTGTGCTGTCCTGCTCTTCTATACTCCAGAAATTGGTTTGTCTGTGCTACACAGATTTGGGAAGGGCTCTTCTCCCTTATTTCAGATTCTCCTGGGCTACATCTACTTGCTGGTCCCACCTCTGATTAATCCAATTGTGTACAGCGTGAAAAGCAAACACCTTCGTGAGAGGATAATCAGAGTATTCATCAAGTGA